The genomic DNA GTCCTATTGCGACCACCATTATATGGGGGTGTAGCTCAGTTTGGTTAGAGCGCATGCCTGTCACGCATGAGGTCGCGAGTTCGATCCTCGTCACTCCCGCCATAACATCTGCCCAGATAGCTCAGTCGGTAGAGCAGGGGACTGAAAATCCCCGTGTCAGTGGTTCGATTCCGCTTTTGGGCACCATTGAAAGTTTAATATATATGGCGACGTCGCCAAGTGGTAAGGCAGAGGTCTGCAAAATCTCCACCATCAGTTCGAATCTGATCGTCGCCTCCATTCAGAGGATAACAGCTTGAAAAGAGCTGTTTTTTTATTTTTTGTATTTATAACAAAATGAAATACAATTAGTAACAGTTGACAAAAAAATATGCTATAGTATAGTTGTAAGAAAATATATGGGTGATAAATATGAAGATGAAAGATATAGCTAAAGAGCTAGGAATTTCGATAGCAACTGTATCAAGAGTTATTAATGGTCATGAACATGTAAGTGGGAAGACAAGAGAAAAAGTATTAGAGTATGTTGAAAAAAAAGGTTATACGCCAAATGCGATAGCTCAAAATTTATCTAAAAAAGAAAATAAAACAATAGCTGTTTTAATTCCTAACATTGGAAATCCTTTTTTCTCAAAATTAATTGATTGTGTTTGTAAATATTTTACAGAGGCAGGGTATCAGATTGCTCTTTTTAATACTCTTGGGGATTTAAAGCAAGAAAATCAAGCTATAAAAAATATTTTACAACATAGAACAGCTGGGGTTATAGCTATTTTAAATAAGGGGAAATATGAAAATAATCCTCTAGAGCCATTACTTCGTCAAAATTTACCAGTTTATTTATTAGATAGAGATTTGGAAAATTGTGAGATACCAGGAGTTTTTATTGATAACTATACAGGGGCGTATAATTTGACAAAGGCACTTATAGAAAGAGGAAATACAAAAATAGCTATTATTACAGGAAATTTGGAATTTTCAAATGCTAAAGAAAGATTAGAAGGTTTTAAACAAGCTCATTTAGACATGGGATTGGAGTTTAATGAAAACAGTGTATATATTGGTGATTATCTATATGAAAGTGGATATATACAGGGGAAAAAGATTTTAAAAGATGATTATACAGCTATATTTTCTTCAAATAATCTTATGTTATACGGACTTTTAAAAGCATTAAAAGAGGAAGGAAAAGTTGTTGATTTAGCATGTTTTGAGCAAACAGATATATTTGATATTTTAGATTTAAATCTTATCTATTGTAATATTCCATTAGATGAAATGGGAAAAGAGATGTATGAGTTATTTATTTCAAAAAATATTAAAGATAAAAGATATATAAAACCAATATTTTTAGAAAAAAAAATATAATAGAGAAATTGTTAATAAAAAGAAGGAAAATAGAGATGACTAAGAAAAATAGCTATCTCTATTTTAATTTTATCTAAAATAATTGGTGTACTCTAATTAAACTTTTTTTATAATTTGCGAACAAATCATTGACACTAAAATAAAAAAGATATATGATTATAGTGAGAAGAGAAAATGTAATTGGAGAAATCCTTTTACATTGTAAATTTTTTTGCAATAAAATGTAAGCGGTTACAATTTAGATAGATGAGGTAAAATAAGGTTGAAAGGAGAAAATATGAAAAAAGTTGTTGTAGTTGGAAGTATCAACATGGATTTAGTAACAGTATGTAACAAAGCACCTTTAGGAGGGGAAACACTTTTTGGAAAAGAATTTTTTCAAGTTCCAGGAGGAAAGGGAGCAAATCAAGCTGTTGCAATAGCCAAACTAGGAACTGAAGTTACAATGCTTGGAAAAGTTGGAAATGACTCCTTTGGACAAGAACTTATTAAGGCTATGGAAAAAGATGGTGTAAAGGTAGAACATATAGAATATGCAAATACAGCTACAGGAATAGCAAATATAATAGTGGAAGAAAATGGACAAAATAGAATACTTGTAGTGCCAGGAGCTAATGGGTATGTAGATAAAGCATATATAGATAGACATTTAGATGTTATAAAAAATAGTGATATTTTAGTTGTGCAACTTGAAATACCACTAGAAACAGTAGAATATGCACTTTCAAAAGCTAAAGAATTTGGAAAAATGACTATTTTAAATCCAGCACCTGCAGTGAAATTAAGTGATGATATTATTAAAAAAAGTGACATTATAATTCCAAATGAAAGTGAACTTGGAGTAATAACCGGGTTAGAAGTAGATACAAAAGAACACATTCAAAAGGCAGCTAAAAAACTTCTTGAAATGAATGTAAAAAATTTAATAGTTACTTTGGGAAGTAGCGGGTCATTGCATGTAAATAAAGATACAGAAGAATTTCACAGTGCTTATAAAGTTAAAGCTATTGATACAACAGCAGCAGGAGATAGTTTTATAGGTGGCTTTATAAGAGCTTATAGTGAAGATAATATTGGTGAGGCTATAGAGTTTGCAACAAAAGTTTCTGCAATTGTAGTTACAAGAAGAGGAGCTCAGACATCAATACCAACAATAGAGGAAGTAGAGAATTTTAAAGGAGATAAAAATGAAAAAAAGTAGATTATTAAATAGTGAAATATCATATGAAATAGCAAAGATTGGTCATACTGATCATATAACAGTTTGTGATGCAGGACTTCCTATTCCTAATGAAGTAAAAAGAATAGATTTAGCAATAGAAGGAGGAATACCTGGATTTATAGCTGTATTAGAACCAATTTTAAGTGAGATGCAAGTTGAGGAGATTATTTTAGCTCAAGAAATAAAAGAAAAAAATCCAGAGATGTTAGAAAAAATAATGGAAAGTTTTAGAAAAAGTGGAATGGATCCAAAGATTACTTGGGTATCACATGAGGAGTTTAAAAAGATAACAAATAAGAGCAAAGCTATAGTTAGAACAGGAGAATGTTCACCTTATTCAAATGTTATCTTAAAGTCTGGAGTTGTTTTCTAGGAGGAATGATGGATAAAGAAATCATATTGAAAATGAGTGATATTGTAAAGACTTTTCCTGGGGTAAAAGCTTTAGATGGCGCTTGTTTGAATATATATAAAGGAAAAGTAATGGCTCTATTAGGAGAAAATGGAGCTGGAAAATCAACTCTTATTAAGGTCATGACAGGGATATATCAAATGGACAGTGGATCTCTGTACGTAGGAAATTCAAAAGTTGATTTTAGAAATATAAACGATTCTCAAGAAAAAGGGATAGCAGTTATTCATCAAGAATTAAATCTTATACCTGAGCTTACAATTACAGAAAATATTTTTTTAGGAAGAGAGTTAACTAATAGTTTTGGAAAAATAGATAGTAATTTAATGAAAAAAGAAGCAAGATTTTTACTTGATAAATTAAATGTAAAAGAGAGTGTAGATACATTAGTAAAAGATCTAACTATTGGGAAGATGCAAATGGTAGAAATAGCTAAAGCACTTTCACAAAATGCTAAAATTATAGTTATGGACGAACCGACAGATGCTCTTACTGATAGTGAGACAGAAAGTCTTTTTGCAGTTATAAGAGAGCTTACTTCTCATGGAAAAAGTATAGTTTATATATCTCATAGATTGAAAGAAATACCTGAAATATGTGATGATATAACAATAATGAGAGATGGAAAATTTATCTGCGAAGCTCATGTAAAAGATATAGATGAAGATTTTATAATTAGAAATATGGTTGGAAGAGAGTTAGAAGAACAATTTCCAAGAGTAGAAGTAAAAAAGGGAAAAGAGATTTTAAAAGTTGAAAATCTTAAAAATAGATATATAGATGATATATCTTTTAATTTACATGAAGGAGAGATATTAGGGATATCTGGGCTTATGGGAGCAGGAAGAACAGAACTTGCTAAAACTATCTATGGAAATCTGAAAAAAGATAGTGGAAAGATATTGATAGATGGCAAAGAAATAGATATAAAATCTGAAAAAGATGCAATAAAAGCAGGGATTGCCTATGTATCTGAAGATAGAAAAGGTGACGGGCTTGTTCTTGGAATGAGTGTAAAGGAAAATATGACTCTTTCAGCACTAGATTTCTTTTCAAGTCTATTTAAATTAGATCATTCAAAAGAGAAAAAAGAAGTAGAAGATTATATTGATAAATTTAAAATAAAAACACCTAATGTAGATGAGAAAACTAAAAATTTAAGTGGAGGAAATCAACAAAAGATTGCTATAGCTAAAGCTTTACTTACAAATCCTAAAATTTTAATATTAGATGAACCAACAAGAGGAGTTGATGTTGGAGCTAAAAAAGAGATATATGACTTTATTAATGAGCTTAAAACAAAGGGATTAAGTATAATAATGATTTCTTCTGAAATGCCTGAAATAATGGGATTAAGTGATAGAATTATAGTAATTCATAATGGAAAAATTACTGGAGAGTTCACAGCAGAAGAGGTAACTCAAGAAAATATAATGAGATGTGCAGTAGGAGGAAAAAAATGTTAAAAAAATTGTGGAGTAATAAACCTTTAGTAGGACTTATTATATTTGTTGTGGCAGTTTCTATCTTAAATCCAAGATTTTTATCACAAGCAAATATTTTAAATGTCCTAAGACAAATGTCTATTAATTCAATTATTGCAATAGGAATGACTTTTGTTATATTGACAGGAGGAATTGATTTATCAGTTGGTTCAATATTAGCTATCTGTGGAGCTGTTATGGCATCACTTTTAAATTCTGGATACAATGCTGGCATAGCATTAATAATAACTTTAGCTCTAGGACTTGTATTTGGAATAGTAAATGGTTTTTTTGTAGCAAAGATGAAATTACAAGCTTTTATCGTAACTCTTGTTACTATGACATTTTTAAGAGGAGCAACTTTAGTTTATACAGATGGAAAACCTATAACAGTTGACGATGGTGGAGTATTATTTGAAAATATAGGAGAAGGATATCTATTTGGAATACCGGTTCCTATTTATATAATGATTATTTTATTTATTGGTGGTTATTATATCCTAAAGCATACGAAATTTGGAAGATATACTTATGCAATAGGAGGAAATGAAGAGGCAACAAAACTTTCAGGAATAAATGTTGATAAAGTTAAAATTTGGGTATACGGTATATGTGGAATGCTATCAGCTTTAGCTGGAGTTATTTTAACATCAAGACTTTATTCAGCACAACCAACAGCAGGGAGTGGGTATGAATTAGATGCAATTGCTGCAGTTGTTTTAGGGGGAACTTCTCTTTCAGGAGGAGTTGGTAAAATTACAGGGACTGCTTTAGGAGCTATCATAATTGGAGTATTGGGAAATGCATTAAACTTATTAAATGTATCTTCTTATTATCAAATGATGATAAAAGCAGCAGTAATTTTGGTGGCAGTTTTAATTGACAGAAAGTCTAACAAATAAAAAGAGGTGAAAGTATTATGAAAAAAATGGCAAAATTATTTGGAATAGCAGCATTAGTTTTAGCAGCATCAACAGTAGCAAATGCAGCAAAAATTGGTCTTGTGATTTCTACGCAAAACAACCCATTCTTCGTAACATTAAAAGAGGGAGCAGAGGGAAAAGCAAAGGATTTAGGAGATGAGCTAATTGTTTTAGATTCACAAAATGACCCATCTAAAGAATTAGCAAATGTTGAAGATTTATTAGTAAAAGGAATTGACGTATTACTTATCAATCCTACAGACTCAGACGCAGTAGTAAGTGCTGTTAGAGCTGCAAATAGACAAAAAGTTCCAGTTGTAACATTAGATAGAGCAGCAAATAAAGGAAAAGTTGTCTCTCACGTTGCTTCAGATAATGTTTTTGGTGGAGAAATGGCTGGAAACTATATTATTGAAAAACTAGGTGGAAAAGGAAAAGTAGTAGAACTTGAAGGAATTCCAGGAACAACAGCAGCAAGAGATAGAGGACAAGGATTTAATAAAAGTGCAAAAGGAAAGTTAGATATAGTTGCAAAACAACCAGCTGACTTTGATAGAACAAAAGGGCTTACTGTAATGGAAAATATTTTACAAGCTCAACCTGAAATAGATGCTGTATTTGCTCATAATGATGAGATGGCTTTAGGAGCAACAAAAGCTATAGAAGCTACAGGAAGAAATATAATGGTAGTTGGGTTTGATGCTACAGATGACGCAGTTGCAGCAGTTAAAGCTGGAAATCTAGCCGCTACAGTAGCTCAAAAACCAGCAGAAATAGGAGCAAAAGGTGTAGAGATAGCAGATAAAATAGCTAAAAAAGAAGAAGTTCCTGCAAATGTACCAGTAGCTCTAGAATTAATAACTAAATAGATTTTTAAAAACTGTTGGAGATTTTCCAGCAGTTTTTTATTTTTTGTACATTTTTATAAATTATGAAAAATATTTCATATATTTTTAAAACGTTTAGTATTGACAAATAACAGAATGAAGTTTAATATAAAAAGGTAAAAAATATTTTATGTAAACGTTTACATAAAATGTGATGAAAAAAAGATGGAATTTTAAAATGAGGGTAGATTTTAAAATTTCAAGATGAGAGGAGCAAACATGAAAAAAATAGTTGTCATTGGTAGTATCAATATGGATCTTGTAACAATTTGTGACAGAGCACCTAATGGTGGAGAAACTCTTCTAGGAACTGAATTTTTTCAAATTCCAGGAGGAAAAGGAGCTAATCAAGCTGTTACGATAGGGAAATTAGGGTCAAGGGTTGTAATTCTTGGAAAGGTAGGAGATGACCTTTTCGGAAAAGAACTTTTAAGTTCTATGGATAAAAATGGCGTTGATATACAGTTTATAGAAAAAGCACCAGTATCAACAGGAATTGCAAAAATAGTAGTAGAAAAAAATGGGCAAAATCGTATTTTAGTAGTTCCAGGGGCAAATAGCTATGTAGATATAGAGTATATAGATAATCATCTAGATGTAATAAAAGATTGTGATGTGGTTATTGGACAATTAGAAATTCCAATAAGTACTGTAGAATATGCTTTTAAGAAAGCTAAGGAATATGGAAAAATAACTATTTTAAATCCTGCACCAGCTATTAAGTTAAGTGAAGAGTTGATAAAAAATAGTGATTATATTATTCCTAATGAAAGTGAACTTGAGGTTATAACTGGAATGAAAATAGAAAGTTTTGATGGAATAATAGAAGCAGCTAAAAAAGTTATAAAAATGGGAGTAAAGGGACTAATTGTAACTTTAGGAGAAAAAGGGTCATTGTATTTAGGTAATGATAAATTTACAAAGCATAGTGCTTATAAAGTTAAAGCTATTGATACAACTGCAGCTGGAGATAGTTTTATAGGTGGTTTTGTAACAAGGTTGGATTTGGGAGTAGACAAAGCTATAGAGTTTGCAACAAAAGTTTCAGCAATTTCTGTAACTAAAAGAGGAGCACAAACATCTATTCCTACTATGAAAGAAGTTGAAAACTTTGTTGGAGAAAAAATAAAATAAAACCACTATAAACAGGAGGAAAAATTATGGAATCAATAATTCATTATATATTAGATCTTGGAGCGGCAGTATTTTTACCTATTATTATGATAGCTATTGGGTTGGGTGTAAAAATGAAACCTAAAAAAGCTATAATATGCGGTCTTACATTGGGAATAGCTTTTGTTGCTATAAATGTGGTGTTGGGATTTATGTTTACAACTATAAGTCCAGCAGTTACAGCATTTGTAAAAAATACGGGGATAGCATTAAAAACTGTTGATGTTGGGTGGTCACCAGTAGCTTCTATCTCTTGGGCTTGGCCTTATGCATTGTTAGTGTTTCCTATTCAAATAGGATTAAATATATTGATGTTAGCTTTTGGGTGGACAAATTGCTTAAATGTAGATATGTGGAATGTGTGGGGGAAAATTTTTACAGCAACTTTAGTAGTATCTCTTACAGGAAGTGTACCAGTAGCTTTGTTAATAGCAGCAGTTCAAGTTGTTTTTGAACTTAAGTGTGCTGATATTATGGAAAAAACTATAAGTAGCTTAGCAAAAATACCAAATGTAACTTGTGCTCATGTAATGAATTTAGAGTGTGTTATACTAGCTCCTATAAATAGAATGCTTGATTTTATTCCAGGGATTAACAATATAAATATTGATGCAGATAAACTGAAAGAAAAAATTGGTATTTTTGGAGAAAATAGTGTTATGGGCTTTTTAGTAGGCGTATTTATTGCTGCTTTGGGAAAATGTAGTGTAAAAGTTATCTTGCAAACTGGAGTAGGAATAGCAGCAGCTTTAGTTTTATTTCCGATAGTAGCTAATTTCTTTATAGAAGCCTTAGGACCAATTGCAGAGTCAGCAGGATCTTTTATGAGAAATAAATATAAAGGGAGAAATTTTTATATCGGTGTAGATTGGTCTGTATTAGGTGGAAGAACTGAACTTTGGGTAGTGTCTATTTTAATTGTTCCAGTTGAACTTGTTTTAGCAATAATTCTTGCAAAATTTGGAATAAATAGTGTATTACCATTAGCAGCAATTATAAATATAGGAGCAACTATTCCAGCACTTTTAGTAACGAGAGGAAATATTGTAAGAATGTTTATAATGCAGGTTATAACTACTCCAATATATTTAGTTGTATCTTCGTTATTTGCTCCAATAATTACAAAACTTGCTATTGAACAAAAAACTTTAGACGTACCAGCAGGGCAATTTTTAACGTTTTATGGAACAGAAGGACCTGAGCTTAGATGGGCTCTTATAAAAGCTGCAAATTTAATGCAAGAGGGAGTTATAGTGTTAATTCCAATTATAGTATTTACTCTGCTATTTATATGGACAGCAAAATATATGAAGAAAAAAGATGAACAATTTGAAATAGAAGAAAATTTAGAAACACAAGTAGTTGAAACTGAAGTAGTAGACTAATAACTAAAAGAATGGGTTGCCCATTCTTTTTTTATGATAAGTAATAGGGTGATAAAAATGACAATGAAAGATATAGCTTATGAGCTTGGAATATCTGTAGCAACTGTATCAAGGGTTATAAATGGACAAAATAACGTACGTGAAGAAACTAAGAAAAAAGTATTAGAATATGTAAATGAAAAGGGATATACTCCAAATGAGATAGCAAGAAGTTTGTCTAGGAAAGAAAATAAGACAATAGCATTACTAGTGCCAAATATAAGCAATCCATTTTTTGGAAATTTAATAGATTCAATTTGTAAATATTTTATAAAAAGTGGTCATCAGATAGCTCTATATAATACACTTGAAAGTTTAGAACTAGAACTAAGTTCTATTACAAATATACTTAGTCATAGGATAGAAGCTGTACTTGCTATATTGATAGATGGAGAGTATGAAAGGGATCCTTTGCAATTATTAACTAAATATAATATGCCAGTTTATTTAGTGGATAGAGATTTTAAAAATTTAAACTATCCAGGTGTTTTTATAGATAATTTTAAGGGGGCTTACAAGATAACAAAAAGGCTAATTGAATTAGGACATAATAATATTGCTATTATAACGGGAAATCTTAAATTTACGCATGCAAAAGAACGTCTTAGAGGATATGTGCAAGCTCATGTTGATATGGGATTAGAAGTTTGTGGTGAAAATATATATGAGGGAGATTATTTGCTAGCAAGTGGTGAAATAGCAGCTCATGAGATATCTTTAAAAAGTCATAGTGCTGTTTTTGCCTGTAACAATCTTATGCTATGTGGTTTTATAAAAGAAATTGGTAATTATAATAAAAAATTTCAACTTGCATCTTTTGAGTATACAGAATTTTTAGGAGCATTACAAAGTGATGTAATTTCATGTAAAATACCATTTGATATAATTGGAAAAAAGGTTTACGAGATGTTTGAGAGTGAGAAAAAAAGTGGAAAGCTGTATATAGAGCCTATTTTAGAGGATTAGAGAAAATTAAAAATGGAATAAAAGTGTAAAAAACCGAAAAAAATGAATTTAATATTGACATTTCGTATAATATTCAGTATAATGTTCTCGTGAACAATAAGATAAAATGGAGTAGATATCAAAAAATATACCTATGAAATTTGAAAAAAGGGAAAAAGGAGTGTATTAGATGAGAAATTTAGAAAAATATCATGGAGTAATTCCAGCATTTTACGCTTGTTATGACAAAGAAGGAAATATTAGTGTTGAAGGGGTAAAAGCTCTTACAAATTACTTTATTGAAGCTGGAGTAAAAGGAGTATATGTTGGAGGATCTTCTGGAGAATGTATATATCAATCTAAAGAAGAAAGAAAACTTGTTCTTGAAACAATAATGAATGAAGCAAAAGGTAGATTAACAGTAATAGCTCACGTAGCGTGTAATAATACAGCAGATAGTATGGAACTTGCAGCTCATGCAGAAAGTGTAAAAGTTGATGCAATAGCAGCAATACCACCTATTTATTTCCACTTACCAGAACATGCAATAGCTAAATATTGGAATGATATTTCAAGTGCAGCTCCTAATACAGACTTTGTAATCTATAATATACCTCAATTAGCTGGAGTAGCTTTAACACCATCTCTTTACAGAGAAATGTTAAAAAATCCACGTGTTATAGGAGTTAAAAACTCATCTATGCCAATTCAAGACATACAAACATTTAAAGCAATTGGTGGAGAAGATAGTATAGTATTTAATGGTCCAGATGAACAATTTATCGGTGGATTTATGATAGGAGCAGAAGGAGGAATAGGAGGAACTTATGGTGCTATGCCTAAATTATTCCTTAAAGCTTTAGATTGCTTTGAAAAAGGTGATTATAAGACAGCTCGTGCTATCCAATATGATGTAAATGAAATAATCACAGCTCTATGCTCATGCAAAGGAAATATGTATGGAGTAATAAAAGCTACTTTAAAAATAAACCACAACCTAGAAATAGGTGGAGTACGTGCACCATTAGCTCAACTTGTACCTGAAGATATGGCTAAAGTTGAAGCTTGTGCAAAATTAATAAGAGATACAGAAGCTAAGTATCTATAATAAATATGGTATGCAGAATCCTCGGAAATTTTTTCGGGGATTTTTTTATTATTGCTTTTTTTTTAAATTCAAGTGATAATATAAAAGAGAAAATGTTAAGGGGGATAATTATGACTAAGAAACCAAAAGTAGTTGTTATTGGTGGCGGAAGTGGAATCTCTGTTGTTCTAAGAGGACTAAAATATCTTCCTATAGATCTGACTGCTATAGTTTCTGTAGCTGATGATGGAGGAAGTAGTGGAGCCTTAAGAAAAGAGTTTGACTCACCACCACCAGGAGATTTAAGAAATGTATTGATTGCTTTAAGTGATGTGGAGCCTATAATAGAAGATGTATTTCAATATAGATTTGAAAAAGGGACATCATTAGGAGGACACCCACTAGGAAATCTTTTGATACTTGCAATGCATGAAATTACTGGAGATATTGGAGAAGCTATGTATAGACTAAGAAAGCTTTTTAATATAAAGGCTAAGATTTTACCAGCTTGTCCTGAAAAAGTAGTTTTGTATGGAGAAATGGAAGATGGAGAGATAGTAGAGGGTGAATCTAAGATACCTACAAAGGATAAAAAAATAAAAAGAGTATTTTTTAAAAGAAATATAAAAGCACCAGAACTTAATTTAAAAGAATTAGAAGATGCAGATTTAATAGTTTTTGGAATAGGAAGTTTATATACAAGTGTACTTCCTAATCTGATATTAGATGGAATAAAACAAGCTCTTAAAAAAAATAAAGGTAAAGTAGTATATGTATGTAATGCTATGCAACAACCTGGAGAAACTTTAGGATACACAGCTTATGACCATGTAAAGGCTCTTTGCGACGTTATAGGAAATGGTATTATAGATGAAGTTATAGTTGATTCAAGAGCAATTCCGCAAGAGACTTTAGATCGTTATAAGAAATACCAAGGTGGAAGAGTTATTGTTGACAAGGAAAAAATAGAAGATTTAGGTATAAGAGTTGTAGATAGAGATATATTAGAGGTTGACTCAAGAGGAATGGTAAGACACCATCCGTATAAACTTGCAGCAACTTTATATTCACTAATAGATAAATGGGGTGATTTTTATGTTTAAACATGTATTTGGACCTGTTCCTTCAAGAAGACTAGGAATTTCTTTAGGGGTAGATCTAGTAGTGCCAAAAAGTTGTAATATGAACTGTGTATTTTGTGAGTGTGGTGCAACACCAAAACTTACAACACAAAGACAAAGATTTAAAGATCCACAAGAAGTTAAAGACGAAATAAAAAGAGCAATTGAAGAAGTGACACCAGATTATATAACTTTTTCAGGAAGTGGAGAGCCAACTTTAAGTACAGATATTGGCGAAATTATAGATTGGATAAAAGCAAATACTAAAAGTAAAGTTTGCGTTATAACTAACTCACTTCTTTTAGATGATAAAAAAGTAGTAGAAGAGATAAAAAATGCTGATCTTGTAATTCCTACTTTAAATAGTGTAGAAGACAGAATATTTAAAATGATAAATAGACCTGGAAATGTAAATGTTTCAAAAGTAATGGAAGGATTGGAAAATTTATCTTCTATGTATGGTGGAGAAGTTTATCTTGAAACTTTCATAATAGAAGGATTAAATGATAGCAATGAGCATACTGATAAAATGGCTCAGTTTATAAAAAAATTAAGATTTAATAAAATTCAATTGAATTCTTTAGATAGACAGGGGACAGAACATTGGGTAAAACCAGCTAGTATGGAAACTTTAGAAAGAATAAAAGAAAGATACCATGAAAATGGAATTGATAATGTTGAAATAGTTGGAAAAATGAAAGAACATGATAAAAAAATTAAGATGGATAAAGAATTAGTTGAAAATAT from Fusobacterium hominis includes the following:
- a CDS encoding radical SAM protein, with the protein product MFKHVFGPVPSRRLGISLGVDLVVPKSCNMNCVFCECGATPKLTTQRQRFKDPQEVKDEIKRAIEEVTPDYITFSGSGEPTLSTDIGEIIDWIKANTKSKVCVITNSLLLDDKKVVEEIKNADLVIPTLNSVEDRIFKMINRPGNVNVSKVMEGLENLSSMYGGEVYLETFIIEGLNDSNEHTDKMAQFIKKLRFNKIQLNSLDRQGTEHWVKPASMETLERIKERYHENGIDNVEIVGKMKEHDKKIKMDKELVENMQSKRKYTEEELETIYDVK
- a CDS encoding dihydrodipicolinate synthase family protein, which encodes MRNLEKYHGVIPAFYACYDKEGNISVEGVKALTNYFIEAGVKGVYVGGSSGECIYQSKEERKLVLETIMNEAKGRLTVIAHVACNNTADSMELAAHAESVKVDAIAAIPPIYFHLPEHAIAKYWNDISSAAPNTDFVIYNIPQLAGVALTPSLYREMLKNPRVIGVKNSSMPIQDIQTFKAIGGEDSIVFNGPDEQFIGGFMIGAEGGIGGTYGAMPKLFLKALDCFEKGDYKTARAIQYDVNEIITALCSCKGNMYGVIKATLKINHNLEIGGVRAPLAQLVPEDMAKVEACAKLIRDTEAKYL
- a CDS encoding gluconeogenesis factor YvcK family protein: MTKKPKVVVIGGGSGISVVLRGLKYLPIDLTAIVSVADDGGSSGALRKEFDSPPPGDLRNVLIALSDVEPIIEDVFQYRFEKGTSLGGHPLGNLLILAMHEITGDIGEAMYRLRKLFNIKAKILPACPEKVVLYGEMEDGEIVEGESKIPTKDKKIKRVFFKRNIKAPELNLKELEDADLIVFGIGSLYTSVLPNLILDGIKQALKKNKGKVVYVCNAMQQPGETLGYTAYDHVKALCDVIGNGIIDEVIVDSRAIPQETLDRYKKYQGGRVIVDKEKIEDLGIRVVDRDILEVDSRGMVRHHPYKLAATLYSLIDKWGDFYV
- a CDS encoding LacI family DNA-binding transcriptional regulator, translating into MTMKDIAYELGISVATVSRVINGQNNVREETKKKVLEYVNEKGYTPNEIARSLSRKENKTIALLVPNISNPFFGNLIDSICKYFIKSGHQIALYNTLESLELELSSITNILSHRIEAVLAILIDGEYERDPLQLLTKYNMPVYLVDRDFKNLNYPGVFIDNFKGAYKITKRLIELGHNNIAIITGNLKFTHAKERLRGYVQAHVDMGLEVCGENIYEGDYLLASGEIAAHEISLKSHSAVFACNNLMLCGFIKEIGNYNKKFQLASFEYTEFLGALQSDVISCKIPFDIIGKKVYEMFESEKKSGKLYIEPILED